The following are encoded together in the Pleurocapsa sp. FMAR1 genome:
- a CDS encoding response regulator translates to MLFFDSKKLTNGHSQIESINLSEKLQSIEEYYLAQCQQSLNKIEIFGYAVQKASNGQEAIAKWQEWHPELILMDMRMPVIDGYEATKQIKSQPLGKKTIIIALTASAFEEEKVEVLSSGCDDFMRKPFHDHELLTKIGQYLKVEYLYEDGKGISTYEQSSLRDLTAEDLTVMTLKWRSQLYEAATKVNNQEIYQLLAEIPAEYESLAQGLETLVEHFRCDKIIDLAKSVN, encoded by the coding sequence TTGCTATTTTTCGATAGTAAAAAACTGACCAACGGTCACAGCCAAATAGAATCAATTAATCTTAGTGAAAAACTACAGTCAATAGAAGAATATTATTTAGCTCAATGTCAACAATCTTTAAATAAAATTGAAATTTTTGGCTATGCTGTCCAAAAAGCTAGCAATGGTCAAGAAGCGATCGCAAAATGGCAGGAGTGGCATCCAGAGCTAATTTTAATGGATATGAGAATGCCCGTAATAGATGGCTATGAAGCAACCAAACAAATCAAATCCCAGCCTTTAGGCAAAAAAACGATTATTATCGCTTTGACTGCCAGTGCTTTTGAAGAAGAAAAAGTCGAAGTTTTATCGTCTGGATGTGATGATTTTATGCGTAAACCATTTCATGACCATGAATTATTAACAAAAATAGGACAGTATCTAAAAGTTGAGTATCTTTATGAAGATGGCAAAGGAATTTCCACCTATGAGCAGTCATCACTTCGGGATTTAACCGCTGAAGATTTAACGGTAATGACGTTAAAATGGCGATCGCAACTATATGAAGCAGCTACGAAGGTAAATAATCAGGAAATCTACCAGCTACTAGCAGAAATTCCCGCTGAATATGAATCCCTTGCTCAAGGATTAGAAACTTTAGTGGAGCATTTTCGCTGTGACAAAATTATTGATTTAGCTAAATCTGTTAACTAA
- a CDS encoding Zn-dependent hydrolase translates to MKSTTTAQLQVNGDRLNQSITSLASIGQLANGGVKRIAYSQQDIEARNLVQHWMRKLKMQVKIDAAGNIIGRYPGKNINIPALATGSHIDTVPCGGHYDGAYGVLAGLEVVQVLLENQIRLDRSIEVIVFTDEEGSMIGSKSISGRTIQDPQYYRRPEGTDIQTCLARVGGNWENITQARRNNQDIAAFVELHVEQGPVLESMGKKIGVVKGIVGQRRFNITVKGSANHAGTTPMQMRCDALVAASQVVLAVNKIGNTPGQQVATVGKMEVLPNAANVVPGWVEMSLDIRDLSSLHINSLLEQLRTHLEEIAVATNTQIRLNPCLHNEPALAEPYIQRAIALSCENLELNYTYLPSRASHDAQELAQITDMGMIFVPSRMGVSHDASEYTSPELCTQGANVLLQTLIQLDLELSSKK, encoded by the coding sequence ATGAAATCGACAACTACGGCTCAACTACAGGTAAATGGCGATCGCCTGAATCAAAGTATTACTAGTTTGGCGAGCATTGGTCAACTAGCTAACGGTGGTGTAAAACGTATTGCCTATAGTCAGCAAGACATTGAAGCCCGAAATTTAGTCCAGCACTGGATGAGGAAGCTCAAGATGCAGGTAAAAATTGATGCAGCAGGCAATATTATTGGTAGATATCCTGGTAAAAATATTAATATACCAGCTTTAGCCACAGGTTCGCATATTGATACTGTTCCCTGTGGTGGACATTATGATGGTGCTTATGGAGTCTTGGCGGGATTAGAAGTAGTACAAGTGCTTCTAGAAAATCAAATTAGGCTGGATCGCTCAATAGAAGTGATTGTCTTTACTGATGAAGAAGGCAGTATGATCGGCTCTAAATCAATTTCAGGCAGGACAATTCAAGATCCCCAATACTATCGTCGTCCTGAAGGTACAGATATTCAAACCTGTTTAGCCAGAGTTGGTGGTAACTGGGAGAATATTACTCAAGCTCGTCGTAATAACCAAGATATAGCTGCATTTGTCGAACTTCACGTAGAACAAGGACCTGTTTTAGAGTCTATGGGCAAAAAAATCGGCGTAGTTAAGGGAATAGTTGGACAAAGGCGTTTTAATATCACTGTTAAAGGTAGTGCTAATCATGCTGGGACTACGCCAATGCAGATGCGCTGTGATGCATTGGTTGCTGCTTCTCAGGTTGTTTTGGCTGTCAACAAAATTGGCAATACTCCTGGTCAACAAGTAGCTACCGTTGGCAAAATGGAGGTACTGCCCAATGCTGCCAATGTTGTCCCTGGCTGGGTAGAAATGAGCTTGGATATTCGCGACTTATCTAGTTTGCATATAAATAGTCTACTAGAACAGCTACGCACCCACCTAGAAGAAATTGCCGTTGCTACTAATACCCAAATTCGCTTAAATCCCTGTCTTCACAACGAACCAGCGTTAGCCGAACCCTATATTCAAAGAGCGATCGCCTTAAGCTGCGAAAATCTTGAGCTAAATTATACTTATTTACCTAGTCGTGCCAGCCACGATGCTCAAGAATTAGCTCAAATTACCGATATGGGGATGATCTTTGTTCCTAGCAGAATGGGAGTTTCTCACGATGCCAGCGAATACACCTCTCCTGAACTATGTACCCAGGGTGCAAATGTATTATTACAGACGCTGATCCAGTTAGATTTAGAACTATCATCAAAAAAATAA
- a CDS encoding lytic transglycosylase domain-containing protein, with the protein MQKSFNYKSFLLISVGLILTVSCKSPALISQEDPQTNNSLDSLHNQQTFGTKPVVDFHNSSENTRNNFLLAADLIDRQQGKEALAKLQGLDREYPLLAAYVLLAQGKAYELEQNQPQAITTWQELANKYPNSPATAEALYLLGKSNPAYWQQAIARFPAHPRTQEIIRQQLSQNPNQPKLMAILVKYAPDAPGVDKMRDRLATEYAPGLTPQDWEAIADSYWAKWDYDKAGKAYAKSPNTSRNLYRAARGYDIGNDKVTAKQYYLQLIKQYPNSSDTGLGLRRLAMIVSQREGLAYLNMTIERFPEQAPEALLEKAEFLDALKSPQSASQALQTLLAKYQHSEAAAEYRWNFANKKAEAGDLITAWQWAQPIVTDNPDSPIAPKAGFWIAKWAAKLNRPQDATKAYQSVLARFPRSYYAWRSAVALGWDVGDFTTVRHKMPEVVKVNRITPPGGSETFQELYKLGLEPEAWAQFQTEVSGKTELTIADEFTNGLLELYQGKNLRGINQIWYLKDRNKPEDKQQWHQLRQTPEYWQALYPFPFESTILKWSKNRGLNPLLVTSLIRQESRFEPEIESTAGALGLMQVIPTTAKSAAKNIGLTSYSMTNPEDNVNIGTYYLDFTHKKYGNNSMLAVASYNAGPNAVAKWVNRYGLKDEDEFVEKIPYPETKGYVESVFENYWNYMLVYNPEVGKLFKNLPTE; encoded by the coding sequence ATGCAAAAATCATTTAATTACAAAAGTTTTTTATTGATTAGTGTTGGTTTAATATTAACAGTAAGCTGTAAATCACCAGCTCTGATATCTCAAGAAGATCCCCAGACTAACAACTCATTAGATTCTTTACATAATCAGCAAACTTTTGGTACCAAACCTGTAGTTGATTTTCACAATTCTTCAGAAAATACTCGTAACAATTTTTTATTAGCAGCAGATTTAATAGATCGCCAACAGGGTAAAGAAGCATTAGCAAAACTACAGGGATTGGATCGAGAATATCCTTTACTCGCTGCTTATGTTTTGCTGGCTCAAGGAAAGGCTTATGAGCTAGAGCAAAATCAACCCCAAGCCATAACGACTTGGCAGGAATTAGCAAATAAATATCCTAATTCCCCCGCTACGGCAGAAGCACTATATCTGTTGGGTAAATCAAATCCTGCTTACTGGCAACAGGCGATCGCCAGATTTCCCGCTCATCCTCGTACCCAAGAAATAATCCGCCAGCAGTTAAGTCAAAATCCCAATCAGCCAAAGCTAATGGCAATTTTGGTCAAATATGCCCCCGATGCACCAGGGGTAGACAAAATGAGAGATCGTTTAGCCACAGAATATGCCCCTGGGTTAACTCCTCAAGACTGGGAGGCGATCGCCGACAGCTACTGGGCAAAATGGGACTACGATAAAGCAGGCAAAGCTTACGCTAAATCCCCCAATACTTCCCGTAATCTCTATCGTGCTGCTAGGGGATATGATATTGGCAATGATAAAGTTACGGCAAAACAATATTATCTACAGCTAATTAAGCAATACCCAAATAGTTCAGACACAGGTTTGGGCTTGCGTCGTTTAGCAATGATTGTCAGCCAAAGAGAAGGTTTGGCTTATCTTAATATGACAATTGAGAGATTTCCCGAACAAGCACCAGAAGCACTATTAGAAAAAGCCGAATTTTTGGACGCGCTTAAAAGTCCACAATCCGCCAGCCAAGCCCTACAAACCCTTTTAGCTAAATATCAACATTCTGAAGCTGCTGCGGAATACCGTTGGAATTTTGCCAACAAAAAAGCTGAAGCTGGAGATTTAATTACAGCCTGGCAATGGGCGCAACCTATTGTGACGGATAATCCAGACAGCCCCATTGCACCCAAAGCAGGTTTTTGGATTGCCAAGTGGGCAGCAAAGCTCAATCGCCCTCAAGACGCAACCAAAGCTTATCAATCTGTTTTAGCTCGTTTTCCTCGCTCATATTATGCTTGGCGATCTGCGGTGGCTTTAGGTTGGGATGTGGGGGACTTTACCACCGTGCGGCACAAAATGCCTGAAGTAGTCAAAGTGAATCGTATTACTCCTCCAGGAGGTTCAGAAACCTTTCAAGAACTATATAAACTGGGTTTAGAACCAGAAGCCTGGGCGCAATTCCAGACAGAAGTTAGCGGTAAAACTGAGTTGACTATCGCTGATGAATTTACCAATGGTTTACTCGAACTATATCAAGGAAAAAATCTGCGAGGTATCAATCAAATTTGGTATTTAAAAGATAGAAATAAACCAGAAGATAAACAACAATGGCATCAGCTACGACAAACCCCTGAATATTGGCAGGCTTTATATCCCTTTCCCTTTGAATCAACAATTCTTAAATGGTCTAAAAATCGTGGGCTTAATCCTTTATTGGTAACTTCTTTGATTCGTCAAGAATCCCGTTTTGAACCAGAAATTGAGTCTACCGCCGGGGCATTAGGCTTAATGCAGGTAATTCCGACTACTGCCAAAAGCGCAGCCAAGAATATTGGCTTAACAAGTTACTCCATGACCAACCCCGAAGATAACGTCAATATTGGCACTTACTATCTCGATTTTACCCATAAAAAATACGGCAACAACTCGATGCTGGCAGTTGCTAGCTACAACGCGGGACCAAATGCAGTAGCAAAATGGGTTAATCGCTATGGTTTGAAAGATGAGGACGAATTTGTAGAGAAGATTCCTTACCCAGAAACCAAAGGCTATGTAGAATCTGTATTTGAAAATTATTGGAACTATATGCTGGTTTATAACCCAGAAGTAGGAAAATTATTCAAGAATTTACCTACTGAATAA
- the asnB gene encoding asparagine synthase (glutamine-hydrolyzing) — protein MCGIAGVMYHDSSRPVAPETLIAMAAIQSHRGPDKAGWKVIEDRGVGFGQARLAIIDLDPDRAQQPFISADNQYALIHNGEFYDYKYIRADLTSRGYRFASKCDSELVLHLTDRLGLEGALPHLRGEFAFALYERSADRLTLVRDRFGVKPLYWTLTPEGLVFGSEIKVLLAHPDVKCRFSSQGLYHQLMQLMVPGTTAFEGIYAVEPGQTIAFERRDGRLQIRKQKYWDLNFPLRRERGKSLSDEAYIEQLRHHFVEAIQLRLEADVPVACYLSGGIDSCSIMGVAAACQQSPVKAFTIGFDDQDYDETAIAREMAQAVSADQDILTVKGGQLYEHFKQAIWHTERSIYNTFTVAKMLMSEYVHNSGYKVVVTGEGSDELFAGYPQLRLDYILHGMEDAPPQEKADLQAWLQQSNSLFKGNLLAENTLDDPALTKQIGFTPSCLQSWLSAAPLVSNLLHPEHRAATKDYSPGSAIAQTLDKEQLENRHPLDKAQYVWIKTQFESQVLGWAGDRVDMANSLEARPAFLDHPLAEFAVTLPINMRLRGRQDKYILREMMRPLLPKSLYERQKFAFMAPPSHTDIKKQKAMRGLADTYLSKSAIADSGLLDSEGVNQILLRHENENTPISQRVQLDAVINHLLSVQMMHEHFVATNIPQLARDLAVELGWI, from the coding sequence ATGTGTGGGATCGCTGGGGTAATGTATCATGATTCATCTCGACCAGTCGCTCCTGAAACGCTGATCGCCATGGCAGCAATTCAATCCCATCGAGGGCCCGATAAAGCTGGCTGGAAGGTGATTGAAGACCGTGGAGTTGGTTTTGGGCAGGCGCGTCTGGCAATTATCGACCTCGATCCCGATCGAGCGCAGCAGCCCTTTATCTCGGCTGACAATCAGTATGCTCTAATTCACAACGGGGAATTTTATGATTATAAATATATTCGGGCGGATTTAACTTCGCGGGGTTATCGCTTTGCCAGTAAGTGCGATTCTGAACTAGTGCTGCACTTAACCGATAGATTGGGGTTAGAAGGTGCTTTACCCCATCTACGCGGAGAATTTGCCTTTGCTCTTTATGAACGTTCAGCAGATCGTCTGACTCTGGTGCGCGATCGCTTTGGAGTTAAGCCGTTATATTGGACATTAACCCCAGAAGGCTTAGTTTTTGGCTCAGAGATCAAGGTCTTGTTGGCTCATCCAGACGTGAAGTGTCGTTTTTCTTCCCAAGGACTCTATCACCAACTGATGCAGTTAATGGTGCCTGGAACAACTGCTTTTGAGGGTATATATGCCGTAGAACCAGGACAAACGATCGCTTTTGAGCGTCGAGACGGACGCTTACAAATTCGTAAGCAAAAGTATTGGGATTTAAATTTTCCTCTTCGTAGAGAACGGGGTAAATCCTTGTCGGATGAAGCTTATATCGAGCAGTTACGCCATCATTTTGTCGAAGCAATTCAGTTACGTCTAGAAGCAGATGTACCCGTTGCCTGTTACCTTTCAGGAGGCATAGATTCCTGCTCGATTATGGGAGTAGCAGCAGCCTGTCAGCAGTCGCCCGTCAAGGCTTTTACCATTGGCTTTGACGACCAAGATTACGATGAGACGGCGATCGCTAGAGAGATGGCTCAGGCGGTGTCCGCAGATCAAGACATTTTGACTGTCAAAGGTGGACAGCTTTACGAACACTTTAAGCAGGCTATTTGGCATACTGAACGCAGTATTTATAATACTTTTACCGTTGCCAAGATGTTAATGAGCGAATATGTGCATAACTCTGGTTACAAGGTGGTAGTTACTGGAGAAGGTTCGGACGAACTCTTTGCTGGCTATCCTCAACTGCGTCTTGACTATATACTGCACGGCATGGAAGATGCACCACCCCAAGAAAAAGCAGATTTACAAGCCTGGCTACAGCAAAGCAATAGTTTATTCAAAGGCAACTTACTAGCGGAAAATACCCTAGACGATCCCGCCCTAACTAAGCAAATTGGTTTTACTCCTAGTTGTTTACAATCTTGGCTATCTGCTGCACCACTCGTCTCTAACTTGCTGCATCCAGAACATCGGGCAGCTACTAAAGATTACTCTCCAGGTTCGGCGATCGCACAAACTTTAGACAAAGAGCAATTAGAAAATCGTCATCCTCTTGATAAAGCTCAGTATGTCTGGATCAAAACCCAGTTTGAGTCTCAGGTGCTTGGTTGGGCAGGCGATCGTGTGGACATGGCAAACTCTCTTGAAGCTCGTCCTGCCTTTTTAGACCATCCTTTAGCAGAATTTGCCGTTACCCTACCGATAAATATGCGTTTGCGGGGTCGTCAGGATAAATATATTCTCCGAGAAATGATGCGTCCCCTGCTGCCCAAATCACTATACGAAAGACAAAAGTTTGCTTTTATGGCTCCTCCTTCCCATACCGATATTAAGAAGCAAAAGGCAATGCGAGGACTAGCGGATACTTATCTATCAAAAAGCGCGATCGCCGACAGTGGTTTACTAGATAGTGAAGGGGTAAATCAGATTCTACTGCGTCATGAAAATGAAAATACGCCAATTTCCCAACGGGTGCAGCTAGACGCGGTAATTAATCATCTTTTGAGTGTACAAATGATGCACGAACATTTTGTTGCTACCAATATTCCTCAATTAGCACGCGATCTCGCCGTCGAGCTTGGTTGGATTTAG